A window of Vulgatibacter sp. genomic DNA:
CGTGGGGGCCGATGGGGCTGGCGGCGAGGATGCGGCAGCTGGCGGCGAACTGCGGCGGCGGCTCTGCGGCCCCCTCGCCACAGGCGACGGCGGCGAAGAGAAGCGCCGGAAGCGCGCCTTTCGGGATGCTCATGGGGCGCAAGGATCCCCGGCCCGGCGCCTCCATGCAACCTACGAGGCGTCGTCTAGATCGGCGAGCTGCGCCCGCAACTGGCGCAGCTGCCGGCGCCGGAAGATCCAGAGGCCGCCGAGGATCGCGTAGAAGCCGCCGATCCCGATCACCGCACGCATCGGCTCCGCGCGGTAGGTCGACCAGAAATGCGCGAGCTGCCACGGCGCCCAGAGCGCGCCGAGGATCGCAGCGCCCGCGATCGACCGGCCCAGGAAGCGGTTCCAGCGCAGATCCGCCTCCACCCGCCGGCGCAGCACCTCGATCCACGCGGTGGTGGGGGCGTCGCTGCCCCGCAGCGCCGCATGCCGGTTGAGGAAGAGGTAGGTCAGGTAGACGCCGAGAAAGATCGTCGAAGCGAGGCCCAGGGCCACCGTCGGCGGCGCCGGGTTCCGGGAGAGGAGGAAGCCGTACCAGCCGATCACCACGGCTGCAGCCGCCACCTCGATCGCCAGCTTGCGCTGCTGCCTGCGCCGGTAGCGCCGCAGCTCCCCCTCGCGGATCGCTGCCCCGCCCCCGGTGAAATCCGCCTGCCATTCATTCCAATCGCTCATCGTGCCTCCTCCAGCCGCTTGCGCAGCTCCTCGCGCGCCCGGTGGAGGCGCACCGCCACCGCGCCGGCGCTGGCTCCCACCACCTCGCCGATCTCGGCGTGGGAGAAGCCCTCCAGCGCCAGGGCTACCACCTGCCGCGCCGACGGCTGCATCCCCGCCAGCGCCGCCAGCAGCTTGCGGTAGCGCAGCCGCGCCTCCGCCGAGCGCTCGGGATCGGCTTCCGCCGCAGGCGGCAGCTCCGCCTCCTCGAGCGCCACCTGCCGCCGCCGCCCCAGGCTCTGCTTCTGGCCGAGGTTGTGGGCGATGCGGTAGGCGAAGCTCCGCTCGCTGCAGTCGCCGCGGAAGGCCGGCAGCGCGCGCCAGATCGCGAAGACGATCTCCTGGCGCAGGTCCTCCTCCTCCACACGCGAACGGGCGTAGAGGGCGGCGACCCGGCCCAGCCCGGGGCCTTCGTCGCGGAGGATGCGCTGGAGTCGCTCGTCGACCGTCATGTCCCCTACTGTCCGCCGGCGAGCGGAAACCTTACACGGCCTCCGCTGCTTTCCGGCCCCGTGCGCTTAGGATCGGCCTTCTCACCCAAGGAGAAGGAGGACGCATGCCCGAGGTCACTTCGGCGGCGGCGGCGACGCCGGCCCCCCGCGGGTTCACGCTGCGCTGGCTCGATCGGATCGAGCGGATCGGCAACCGCCTGCCCGATCCCCTCACCATCTTCGTGATCCTCGGCGCGGTGGTCCTCGTCGCCTCCTGGCTGGCGGCCGCGGCGGGTGTCTCGGTGCAGCATCCCGGCACCGGGGCGACGATCAGCGCCACCAACCTCCTCTCCGCCGAGGGGCTGCGGCGCATCGCCACCGAGCTCGTCCCCAACTTCGCCGCCTTCCCGCCCCTGGGCACGGTGCTCGTGGCGATGATCGGCATCGGCGTCGCCGAGCGGAGCGGGCTGGTCGCAGCGGCGCTCAAAGGGCTGGTGGCAGCGGTGCCCCA
This region includes:
- a CDS encoding RNA polymerase sigma factor, whose protein sequence is MTVDERLQRILRDEGPGLGRVAALYARSRVEEEDLRQEIVFAIWRALPAFRGDCSERSFAYRIAHNLGQKQSLGRRRQVALEEAELPPAAEADPERSAEARLRYRKLLAALAGMQPSARQVVALALEGFSHAEIGEVVGASAGAVAVRLHRAREELRKRLEEAR